In Trifolium pratense cultivar HEN17-A07 linkage group LG7, ARS_RC_1.1, whole genome shotgun sequence, a genomic segment contains:
- the LOC123899920 gene encoding CBL-interacting serine/threonine-protein kinase 5-like has translation MDRNNNSSNKKRNILFNKYEIGKILGQGNFAKVYHGRNMNTNESVAIKVIKKEKLKKERLMKQIKREVSVMRLVRHPHIVELKEVMANKAKVFMVVEYVKGGELFAKVAKGKMEEHVARKYFQQLISAVDFCHSRGVTHRDLKPENLLLDENEDLKVSDFGLSALPDQRRSDGMLLTPCGTPAYVAPEVLKKIGYDGSKADIWSCGVILFALLCGYLPFQGENVMRIYSKSFKADYALPEWISPGAKKLISNLLCVDPEKRFSIPDIMKDPWFQVGFMRPIAFSMKESAVDDNIDFSGDEGNNGSDGNNAAADVVVDGIVGTKGNHSRRPSYNAFEIISSLSHGFDLRNLFETRKRSPSMFISKNSASTVVGKMENVAKDLNLKVTGKKDFMVKMQGTTEGRKGKLGMTVEVFEVAPEVAVVEFSKSAGDTLEYVKFCEEEVRPSLKDIVWSWQGDTH, from the coding sequence atggATCGCAACAACAACAGTAGCAACAAGAAAAGGAACATTCTGTTCAACAAATACGAGATAGGTAAAATCCTAGGACAAGGCAATTTCGCCAAAGTGTATCATGGTAGAAACATGAACACAAACGAAAGCGTAGctataaaagtaattaaaaaagaaaagctGAAAAAAGAGAGGCTGATGAAACAAATCAAACGTGAAGTTTCCGTGATGCGTCTCGTTCGTCATCCACATATAGTTGAATTGAAAGAAGTCATGGCAAACAAAGCAAAAGTATTCATGGTTGTTGAATATGTCAAAGGAGGTGAACTCTTTGCTAAAGTAGCAAAAGGTAAAATGGAAGAACATGTTGCTAGAAAATATTTTCAACAATTAATCAGTGCTGTTGATTTCTGTCATAGCCGTGGTGTTACTCACCGTGATCTCAAACCTGAGAATCTTCTTTTGGATGAAAATGAAGATCTTAAGGTTAGTGATTTTGGTTTATCTGCTTTGCCGGATCAACGAAGATCCGACGGTATGCTTCTCACACCGTGTGGGACTCCTGCCTACGTTGCACCTGAGGTTTTGAAGAAAATTGGCTATGATGGTTCTAAAGCTGATATTTGGTCTTGTGGTGTTATTCTATTTGCTTTGCTTTGTGGTTATTTACCCTTTCAAGGTGAAAATGTCATGAGAATTTATAGCAAATCTTTTAAAGCTGATTATGCTTTACCTGAATGGATCTCACCAGGTGCTAAGAAATTGATATCTAATTTGCTTTGTGTTGATCCTGAAAAGAGATTTTCTATACCTGATATCATGAAAGATCCATGGTTTCAAGTCGGGTTTATGAGACCTATTGCTTTTTCAATGAAAGAATCTGCTGTGGATGATAACATTGATTTCAGCGGAGATGAAGGTAACAATGGCAGTGATGGAAATAATGCTGCTGCTGATGTTGTCGTCGATGGGATTGTTGGAACTAAGGGTAATCATTCCCGTCGTCCATCTTACAATGCATTCGAGATAATTTCATCGCTGTCGCATGGATTTGATTTGAGGAACTTGTTTGAAACAAGGAAGAGATCGCCATCCATGTTTATATCTAAAAATTCTGCATCTACGGTTGTAGGGAAGATGGAGAATGTAGCAAAAGATCTGAATTTGAAAGTTACTGGAAAAAAAGATTTCATGGTGAAAATGCAGGGGACGACTGAGGGGAGGAAGGGGAAATTGGGTATGACGGTGGAGGTGTTTGAGGTGGCACCTGAGGTGGCTGTGGTTGAGTTTTCTAAGTCTGCAGGAGATACACTTGAGTATGTAAAGTTCTGTGAAGAAGAAGTTAGACCTTCTCTCAAAGACATTGTCTGGAGCTGGCAGGGTGATACTCACTGA